TGTAAACAAAAAGAGCacacttattaaataaaatcaagaatTAGAATCAACCTTTAAAGCATCAGTTTTTCCTTTGGTGATCTGATTCTTTGCAATACAGTTGTTTAAAATATCTCTGGTAAATTCATCTGGATTCTTCCCATCATCGATTAAACTAAAACCAGAAATAAGTCAACgattatattcaaattagaaaAAGGAGCATATTCTGTCATTTAAAGGAAAAGATAAAAGCACTTAACAAGGCAAAAGACTCACTTTACAACTTCCATAGGAACCTGAATGTTGCACTTTTCCGCCAATTTGACCATGTTGTCAAGCTCCGCAACAAGACCATTGCTGGAAAATTTAAGTAAAATATTATCAAATTGGGACATTGACAAAAAGTAAAGCAGGAATAATTGTATTGTAGGGAAGGGATTGAAGAGAAATACATGCGTTGGAGGAGTGGCATTTGAAAGGCAGCATTGAAGGTAGAGACTGTAAGGTACAGCTGATGGATAAGGCCTAAGGTTTTCTGAATGGAGTTACTGACCTGGTTCAGCTTCTGCATAGGATCATCAGCTCCTGCTGCAGAAGCTGTTGTTTCATTAGTTTGAGAGATCAGTGTCCCATTGCCCCCTGCGGCTGGACTTTGTGATGAATCCATTTGTGTTTCTCTGTAGACTGGAACTTTTTAGCAGATGTTCAATACAGAATGCAAAAAACTAACAAAAGCAAGAGACTaagtataaatgtataattcTCTGTAGCCCGGAGACTACGGAGCAATTTTCTTCAAAGTGGTTTATACGGAGCTGCTGTAAAAATTCAAATAGAATGCAAGATCTAACATGTGCGTATGGTCAACAGCAATAAGTATTATCATGACCATCCCAAAAGAGAGTCATAATGAGTTAAAACAAGTTTGAGAGTCAAATCGTATCCAACGAACGATGACGACTAGAGaattagggtgtgtttgtttgtaatattttaattgCAAAACACATACaatgttttattaaaaataattaggcaaatcattcgtataaaacAAATTGTGACTACTAAAAGTCTAAAACTaactcttttgtaaaaaaaaaaatgtgagtctaaaactaactaaaaaaacagaaaaaagctGCAGAGCCTTAGTGTTATACATTAGTGAATATGAAAGCCAAAATTGCATCAAAACCTAGTCCTACAAGctgaaatcaaagaaaaataacaaaatcaaactactacttgaaaaaaaagaGTCATGGTGGCTGATTATACCAGAGTAAATGTAGAAGACAAACCTTGTTGAAGAGATGCTATTAGTCAATGACTGGATCAAAAACCATATGACCCCTGTTAGCaaacactagtagaaaaaacACTTTTATTGTGTTAATATTATTAGGCTTTCTCCAAAACTAGTACATGAGAAGCAAGGCAGGACAAACTACAGCCTGAAACAAGGAT
This portion of the Trifolium pratense cultivar HEN17-A07 linkage group LG3, ARS_RC_1.1, whole genome shotgun sequence genome encodes:
- the LOC123918250 gene encoding mediator of RNA polymerase II transcription subunit 10b-like encodes the protein MDSSQSPAAGGNGTLISQTNETTASAAGADDPMQKLNQVSNSIQKTLGLIHQLYLTVSTFNAAFQMPLLQRINGLVAELDNMVKLAEKCNIQVPMEVVNLIDDGKNPDEFTRDILNNCIAKNQITKGKTDALKNLRKHLLEELEQNFPDEVETFRESRAASAAELKRLAQAQSVLPNGDVRVKGEH